A genomic window from Winogradskyella sp. J14-2 includes:
- the pgi gene encoding glucose-6-phosphate isomerase, which yields MALKSINPTTTTSWKTLQTHFESIKSTHLKELFRSNPNRADEFTINWDDFYVDFSKNRITKETLDILVDLANELDLKDAISRYFEGDVINATEERAVLHTALRAKENAEVFVDGKNVIPEVYEVKRKVKTFTEAVVNGIHKGYTDKNITDIVNIGIGGSDLGPAMVVDSLQYYKNHLNTHFVSNVDGDHHKEVIKNLNPETTLFVIVSKTFTTQETLSNAESIRAWFLESLPVEAISKHFVAVSTNIDSVKAFGIDQNNIFPMKDWVGGRFSLWSAVGLSISLALGYNNFESLLKGAQKMDEHFKTTEFHKNIPVVSALLTVWYNNFFNAESEAIIPYTQYLNQFATYLQQGIMESNGKYVDRAGDIVNYQTGTIIWGEPGTNSQHAFFQLIHQGTKLIPADFIGFIESLHENKDHHNKLMSNYFAQTEALMNGKSRAEVLAELNGLNLSEEKKQKLLPFKIFEGNRPTTSILIKKLTPESLGKLIAMYEHKIFVQGIIWNIYSYDQFGVELGKQLAKTILKELTVSANASHHDSSTQNLIEFYKKNRK from the coding sequence ATGGCACTCAAATCTATAAACCCAACAACTACGACATCTTGGAAGACATTACAAACGCATTTTGAAAGTATTAAGTCTACACATCTAAAAGAGCTTTTCAGGTCCAATCCTAATAGAGCTGATGAGTTTACTATAAATTGGGATGATTTTTATGTAGATTTTTCAAAAAATAGAATCACTAAAGAAACGCTTGATATTCTGGTTGACTTAGCTAATGAATTAGACTTAAAAGATGCTATTTCAAGATATTTTGAAGGAGATGTTATAAATGCTACAGAAGAAAGAGCAGTGCTACATACAGCATTAAGGGCTAAAGAAAACGCAGAAGTTTTTGTTGATGGAAAAAACGTTATACCAGAAGTTTATGAGGTTAAACGAAAGGTTAAAACGTTTACAGAAGCCGTGGTAAACGGAATTCATAAAGGATACACCGATAAAAACATCACAGATATTGTTAACATAGGTATTGGTGGTTCTGATCTTGGGCCAGCAATGGTTGTAGATTCACTTCAATATTATAAAAATCACTTAAATACACATTTCGTAAGCAATGTAGATGGAGATCATCATAAGGAAGTGATAAAAAATTTAAATCCAGAAACCACACTTTTTGTTATTGTGTCTAAAACCTTTACAACACAAGAAACCTTGTCTAATGCTGAGTCTATTAGAGCTTGGTTTTTAGAATCTTTACCAGTAGAGGCCATTTCAAAACATTTTGTAGCTGTTTCTACCAATATAGATAGTGTTAAGGCTTTTGGTATAGATCAAAACAATATCTTCCCTATGAAAGATTGGGTTGGTGGTCGTTTTTCACTATGGAGCGCTGTAGGTCTATCCATAAGTCTTGCACTTGGATATAATAATTTTGAAAGTCTCTTAAAAGGTGCTCAAAAGATGGATGAGCATTTTAAAACTACCGAATTTCATAAAAACATTCCTGTAGTATCTGCATTATTAACGGTATGGTATAACAACTTTTTTAACGCAGAAAGTGAAGCAATCATTCCTTATACACAGTATCTTAATCAGTTTGCAACCTATCTACAGCAAGGTATTATGGAGAGTAACGGAAAGTATGTAGATAGAGCAGGCGATATTGTAAATTATCAAACAGGCACTATAATTTGGGGAGAACCTGGTACAAATTCACAACACGCCTTTTTTCAATTAATACATCAAGGAACAAAGCTGATACCAGCAGATTTTATTGGTTTTATAGAATCTCTCCACGAAAATAAAGACCATCACAATAAGTTAATGTCTAATTACTTTGCCCAAACAGAAGCCTTAATGAACGGAAAATCTAGAGCAGAAGTGTTAGCAGAATTGAATGGATTAAACCTATCTGAAGAAAAAAAGCAAAAACTATTACCATTCAAAATTTTTGAAGGGAATAGACCAACAACTTCAATATTAATTAAAAAATTAACACCAGAAAGTTTAGGTAAGCTCATTGCCATGTATGAGCATAAAATCTTTGTACAAGGTATTATTTGGAATATCTATAGCTATGACCAATTTGGTGTTGAACTAGGAAAACAACTAGCCAAAACTATCCTTAAAGAATTAACGGTTAGTGCTAACGCTTCACATCACGACTCCTCGACTCAAAATTTGATTGAATTTTATAAAAAGAACCGCAAATAA
- the mutY gene encoding A/G-specific adenine glycosylase, protein MDFKNTLTNWYSNNKRDLPWRNTKNPYYIWLSEIILQQTQVKQGLPYYNAFIKQYPTVFDLANASEEEVLKLWQGLGYYSRARNLHTTAKYVAFKLHGKFPDNYKDLLKLKGVGDYTASAIASIAFNEIAAVVDGNVYRVLSRYFGVETPINSTNGIKEFKALASSLIDKEQPATFNQAIMEFGATQCKPKNPYCMVCPLNDSCVALQKNIIDSLPVKLKKTKVKNRFFNFLVCIDKGKNTLLEKRISKGIWQNLYQFPLIESNKSLSSDEFHLLNIKDSFLHNLKFDYTLYSLEDKVHKLSHQHLYTKFWIIETEELLKNAISIKDIKRYPVPVLIGDFIDTFNFEEM, encoded by the coding sequence ATGGATTTTAAAAACACATTAACTAATTGGTATTCAAACAATAAAAGAGATTTACCTTGGAGAAACACCAAAAACCCTTATTACATTTGGCTATCTGAAATTATTTTACAGCAAACGCAGGTTAAGCAAGGATTACCATATTATAATGCTTTTATTAAGCAATATCCTACTGTTTTTGATCTGGCAAATGCCTCTGAAGAAGAGGTTTTAAAATTATGGCAAGGCCTAGGTTATTATTCTAGGGCAAGAAACCTCCATACAACAGCCAAATATGTGGCCTTTAAGCTTCATGGCAAATTCCCTGATAATTACAAAGACTTACTAAAACTTAAAGGTGTTGGTGATTACACGGCTAGTGCCATAGCCTCTATAGCCTTTAATGAAATTGCTGCCGTTGTAGACGGCAATGTCTACAGAGTTTTATCGCGCTACTTTGGAGTTGAAACTCCTATAAACTCAACCAACGGTATTAAAGAATTTAAAGCGCTAGCCTCTTCTCTTATTGATAAAGAACAACCAGCTACGTTTAACCAAGCCATTATGGAGTTTGGCGCCACACAATGTAAACCCAAAAATCCATATTGTATGGTTTGCCCTCTAAATGATAGCTGCGTAGCTCTTCAGAAAAACATAATTGATTCTTTACCGGTTAAATTGAAGAAAACCAAAGTAAAAAATAGATTTTTTAACTTCCTTGTATGTATTGATAAAGGTAAAAACACACTTTTAGAGAAAAGAATTTCAAAAGGTATATGGCAGAATTTATATCAATTTCCACTGATAGAATCTAACAAGAGTTTATCGTCTGATGAATTTCATTTGCTCAACATAAAGGATTCTTTTTTACACAATCTAAAGTTTGATTACACCCTATATAGTTTAGAGGATAAAGTTCATAAATTATCGCACCAACATCTTTACACAAAATTCTGGATTATTGAAACAGAAGAGTTATTAAAAAATGCTATTTCAATTAAGGATATAAAACGTTATCCTGTACCTGTACTAATTGGAGATTTTATTGATACTTTTAATTTTGAGGAGATGTAA
- a CDS encoding M23 family metallopeptidase produces the protein MRLKGLIVFTVFTVFFTTCKDDNSAENYEKEIAEKKQEEKIFEFGFDLKKFEFKRDTVRKGDTFGVILERNNIGYPEIFQIAEKAKDTFDIATKLQVGKPYTLLYDKDNVNDSIQKPTTFIYQQNLEDYVVIDFKDSIQAYTRTKPITYVEKTATGVIENNISETLEHKGLSQVLAYKMADDIYAWTIDFRRLQPGDRFKVIYTDKYINDTIYAGVHNVKAAYFEHNGDSLYAFQFKTDSIKNIVDYFNEDAKNLRRAFLKMPVKFGRLSSRYNLKRRIAYYGYKVRPHKGTDFAAPVGTPIMATANGTVVESTRRGGNGKYVKIRHNATYSTQYLHMKAQKVKKGQYVKQGDIIGWVGMTGNTGGPHVCYRFWKNGKQVDPFKEKLPEAEPISDSLKTKYLQYIAPLKERLDNIFFLETAPNNTESTITEDNITDIQ, from the coding sequence ATGCGTTTAAAGGGATTAATAGTATTTACCGTCTTTACGGTATTTTTTACTACATGTAAAGATGATAACTCAGCAGAAAATTATGAAAAAGAAATCGCTGAAAAGAAACAAGAAGAAAAAATCTTTGAATTTGGTTTCGATTTAAAAAAGTTTGAATTTAAAAGAGATACCGTAAGAAAAGGCGATACTTTTGGTGTTATTTTAGAACGAAATAATATCGGTTATCCAGAGATTTTTCAAATAGCTGAAAAAGCAAAAGATACTTTTGATATTGCTACAAAACTTCAGGTTGGCAAACCCTACACTTTATTATACGATAAGGATAATGTTAATGATAGTATTCAAAAGCCTACCACCTTTATCTATCAACAGAATTTAGAAGACTATGTTGTTATAGATTTTAAAGATTCCATTCAAGCCTATACACGTACAAAACCTATTACCTATGTAGAAAAGACTGCTACAGGTGTTATAGAAAACAATATTTCAGAAACATTAGAGCATAAAGGTTTAAGCCAAGTACTAGCCTATAAAATGGCAGATGATATCTATGCTTGGACTATAGATTTTAGACGCCTCCAGCCAGGTGACAGATTTAAAGTAATCTATACAGACAAGTATATAAATGATACCATTTATGCAGGTGTGCATAACGTTAAGGCTGCGTATTTTGAGCACAATGGAGACTCTTTGTATGCGTTTCAGTTTAAAACAGATTCCATTAAAAACATTGTAGATTATTTTAATGAAGATGCAAAAAACTTAAGACGTGCCTTTTTAAAAATGCCAGTAAAGTTTGGAAGGCTTTCGTCTCGTTATAATCTAAAAAGAAGAATTGCTTATTATGGTTACAAAGTAAGACCACACAAAGGTACAGATTTTGCAGCACCTGTAGGTACACCTATTATGGCAACCGCTAATGGTACTGTTGTAGAGTCTACAAGACGTGGCGGAAATGGTAAATATGTAAAAATTAGACATAATGCCACGTATTCTACACAATATTTACACATGAAAGCCCAAAAGGTAAAAAAGGGACAATATGTTAAACAAGGCGATATTATTGGTTGGGTTGGAATGACTGGTAACACTGGTGGTCCGCATGTTTGCTACCGTTTTTGGAAAAACGGAAAACAAGTAGACCCGTTTAAAGAAAAATTACCAGAAGCAGAACCAATTTCAGATAGTTTAAAAACGAAATATCTGCAATACATTGCACCTCTAAAAGAAAGGTTAGACAATATTTTCTTTTTGGAAACAGCACCTAATAATACTGAAAGCACAATAACTGAAGATAATATTACAGACATACAATAA
- a CDS encoding single-stranded DNA-binding protein — MSGTLNKVMLIGHLGDEVKMHYFDDKNCVGRFPLATNETYTNKTTNERVTNTEWHNIVVRNKAAEICEKYLTKGDKVYIEGRIKTRKWTDDKGMERYSTEIQCTDFTFLTNKSEQQQGQSPADKQPSQPQQSAQNNAATEEDDDLPF, encoded by the coding sequence ATGTCGGGAACATTGAACAAGGTAATGCTAATTGGGCATTTAGGAGATGAGGTAAAAATGCATTATTTCGATGATAAAAACTGCGTTGGCCGTTTTCCTTTAGCCACTAACGAAACTTATACGAACAAAACAACTAACGAGCGCGTAACAAATACCGAGTGGCATAATATTGTAGTTAGAAATAAGGCTGCTGAAATTTGTGAAAAGTACCTTACAAAAGGAGACAAAGTGTATATTGAAGGACGTATTAAAACTAGAAAATGGACTGATGATAAGGGTATGGAGCGCTACTCTACAGAAATACAATGTACAGATTTTACTTTCTTAACAAATAAAAGTGAACAGCAACAAGGACAATCACCTGCCGATAAGCAACCGTCTCAACCTCAACAATCTGCCCAAAATAATGCTGCAACAGAAGAGGATGACGATTTACCGTTTTAA
- a CDS encoding DUF3108 domain-containing protein: protein MKYILAILVFLVGLKAPSTERDPAFQSGEWFKFRMSYSGWFKAGEATLKVDEKKLNGKAVYHVVGKGKTTGAVNLFFKVRDRYESYFDKETGVPYKFIRKIDEGGHTKDIEIEFNHEEQKAIVNNKKHKKIKTIATEKDVQDMVSMYYHLRNSINIDDLEVGDEIKTNMFFDEENYGFKLKYLGRETIEVDINNSDVKVKSLKFRPYVMAGRVFKEEESLTLWVSADKNKIPLKIKADLAVGSLRADLEEFRGLKHSFPIVFDN, encoded by the coding sequence ATGAAGTACATACTTGCAATTTTAGTTTTTTTGGTTGGTCTTAAAGCACCCAGTACAGAACGAGATCCTGCATTTCAGTCAGGAGAATGGTTTAAGTTTAGGATGAGCTATAGCGGTTGGTTTAAGGCTGGTGAAGCAACTTTAAAAGTTGATGAAAAAAAACTTAACGGCAAAGCTGTCTATCACGTCGTTGGCAAAGGTAAAACTACAGGAGCTGTTAACCTATTTTTTAAAGTGAGAGACCGCTACGAAAGTTACTTCGATAAAGAAACTGGTGTGCCTTACAAGTTCATTAGAAAGATTGATGAGGGCGGACATACAAAAGATATAGAAATTGAGTTTAATCATGAAGAGCAAAAAGCGATTGTCAACAATAAAAAGCACAAAAAAATTAAGACTATTGCCACTGAGAAAGATGTCCAAGACATGGTGTCTATGTATTACCACCTAAGAAATAGTATAAATATAGACGACCTAGAAGTTGGCGATGAAATAAAAACCAATATGTTTTTTGATGAAGAAAACTATGGTTTTAAACTAAAATATTTAGGCAGAGAAACCATTGAAGTAGATATTAATAACTCTGATGTAAAAGTAAAGTCCTTAAAGTTTAGACCATATGTTATGGCAGGACGTGTGTTTAAAGAAGAAGAAAGTTTAACATTGTGGGTAAGTGCAGATAAGAATAAAATCCCACTAAAAATAAAGGCAGATTTAGCAGTAGGTTCGCTACGTGCCGATTTAGAAGAATTTAGAGGGTTAAAACATTCCTTCCCGATAGTTTTTGATAATTAA
- a CDS encoding gliding motility-associated protein GldE — MDPEPSVLLSNLLVTNTTFITSIILLFILLACSALISGAEVALFSLTKSNIDKGIEENSSAIQIIASLLERPKKLLATILVANNFINIAIVLLFAYIGEALFKNIANQILRFLLEVVTATFLILLFGEIIPKIYASRNSVKFASFMARPLKVLDVVFSPISLPMRYTTLKIQERFGKQRSNLSVDQLSQALELTNDQDTTQEEQKLLQGIVSFGNTDTKQVMRPRMDLFALNISTPFETIIKDIVDNGYSRIPVYEESIDHVKGVLYVKDLLPHLNKKKFDWTTLLRAPFFVPENKKLDDLMVEFQTKKVHLAVVVDEYGGTSGLVSLEDIIEEIVGDISDEYDDEDLVYTKLDDNNYSFEGKTPLKDVYKIIALDETEIAVFDSRKGEAETLAGFVLEISGGFPRVGNKINFKNYVFTIEALERKRIKQIKLTLLNTNR; from the coding sequence TTGGACCCAGAACCCTCGGTTTTACTTTCAAATTTATTAGTTACCAACACAACATTTATAACTAGTATTATTTTACTTTTTATATTATTAGCATGTTCTGCCCTCATTTCGGGAGCCGAAGTTGCGCTTTTTTCTTTAACCAAGTCTAATATAGATAAAGGTATCGAAGAAAACTCTTCGGCAATACAAATTATTGCCTCTTTACTAGAGCGACCCAAAAAGTTACTTGCTACTATTTTGGTGGCCAATAACTTTATTAACATAGCCATTGTGTTATTATTTGCATACATAGGAGAAGCACTCTTTAAAAATATTGCTAACCAGATCTTAAGGTTTTTATTAGAAGTTGTAACTGCCACGTTTCTTATTTTGTTATTTGGTGAAATTATTCCTAAAATATACGCAAGCAGAAACAGTGTTAAGTTTGCCTCCTTTATGGCAAGACCTTTAAAGGTGCTCGATGTTGTTTTTTCACCAATTAGTCTTCCTATGCGGTACACTACACTCAAAATACAGGAGCGCTTTGGTAAACAACGCTCTAATCTTAGTGTAGACCAATTATCACAAGCCTTAGAACTCACCAATGACCAAGATACCACACAAGAGGAGCAAAAACTACTGCAAGGTATTGTTTCTTTTGGCAACACAGACACCAAACAAGTAATGCGTCCTCGTATGGACTTGTTTGCACTAAATATTAGTACGCCTTTTGAAACCATTATAAAAGATATTGTAGATAATGGCTACTCTAGGATTCCTGTTTATGAAGAAAGTATAGACCATGTTAAAGGTGTGCTATATGTAAAAGATCTATTGCCGCACCTTAATAAGAAAAAATTTGATTGGACGACATTACTAAGAGCACCTTTCTTTGTCCCAGAGAATAAAAAACTAGATGATTTAATGGTAGAGTTTCAAACTAAAAAAGTACACCTTGCCGTTGTAGTAGATGAATATGGTGGTACATCTGGTTTGGTGTCTCTAGAAGATATTATTGAAGAAATTGTTGGCGATATTAGCGATGAATATGATGATGAAGATTTGGTGTATACAAAATTAGACGACAACAACTATAGTTTTGAAGGCAAGACACCTCTTAAGGATGTTTATAAAATCATTGCTTTAGATGAAACCGAAATAGCGGTTTTTGATAGTAGAAAGGGTGAAGCTGAGACCCTCGCAGGTTTTGTATTAGAAATATCTGGTGGCTTTCCTAGAGTTGGAAATAAAATAAACTTCAAAAATTACGTTTTTACTATAGAAGCACTAGAACGTAAACGTATAAAACAGATAAAACTCACCCTGCTTAACACCAATAGATGA
- a CDS encoding TonB-dependent receptor, translated as MKKFNQFLFATVIMLFTTAAFAQVTITGMVVDGETSSPLPGANVLVKGTTNGATTDFDGNFSLTAQSNSGEIVISYVGFGSKTIKFSGDTNVGTVSLYPDNSLDEVIVVGSGVIDLAEDRKTPVAVSTIRKTEIQERAVGNVEVPEILKNTPSAYVSNQTGFGDGEIFLRGFDQTNTAVLLNGQPVNGMEDGRVYWSNWAGIADVANGVQVQRGLGASKLAISSVGGTINLIMKSSEKSQGGFVRFLGGNDSYVKTTAGYDSGINDKGWSFSVLLDHWQAHRKWARGTYGQGQTYFFSVGYKPNEQHNLNLLLTGAPQLHGQRWSQSQEIIDADPKFNQHWGYTEDGIESERQNYYHKPVLNLNWDWNISEKSDLSTVLYASWGRGGGTGPRGNGRIRTADPDGDGPLYGQIDYDAITAQNQQIGIGGDYGGPLGAGYIRRSSVNNHQWYGLVSNFSTDLTEQINFNAGVDFRFYRGDHFRQVADFYGLTGWSNDRPDGAIVTESFDPTPWAALFDFADEGQRIDYDYSENINYQGVFSQIEYANEKFSAFFQGALSNQSYVREGRFEDPGESDKLNKIGYNLKAGLSYNIGEQSTIFGNFGFYSRQPFLDNIFENIRRSNAIVDNPEVDNEEITGIELGYVFEVENFKAIFNFYYTDWDNRTILGSDQLDNGTPDDDSDDIFLNIFDRGVRQVHKGVELDLQYRLTDKINLTGYVSSGSWEFEGESNVSIYNSDTGELLGTADGVNREGVKISTAPQFTAGFGVRAEIINDLDFYGNINYYDRHWLNDGNSVQTENVGRIDPFSLTDIGLTYNFMLGANRLTLTGNVFNLFDNITIQNSDRFGLINTNGRTFNASVRYSF; from the coding sequence ATGAAAAAATTTAATCAATTTTTATTTGCAACTGTAATAATGCTCTTCACTACAGCGGCATTTGCACAAGTTACTATTACTGGTATGGTAGTAGATGGCGAGACGAGTTCACCATTACCTGGCGCCAACGTATTGGTAAAAGGCACAACAAATGGTGCAACAACAGATTTTGATGGTAATTTCTCTCTTACTGCACAATCTAATTCTGGAGAGATAGTAATTTCTTACGTAGGCTTTGGTTCAAAGACTATTAAATTTAGTGGAGACACCAATGTAGGTACAGTATCTTTATACCCTGATAACTCACTAGACGAAGTTATTGTTGTGGGATCTGGTGTTATCGATTTAGCAGAAGACAGAAAAACTCCTGTAGCTGTATCTACTATAAGAAAAACAGAAATACAAGAAAGAGCGGTTGGTAATGTTGAAGTGCCAGAGATTCTTAAAAATACACCATCTGCGTATGTTTCTAACCAAACAGGTTTTGGTGACGGAGAAATCTTTTTACGTGGTTTTGATCAAACTAATACCGCTGTACTTTTAAACGGTCAGCCTGTAAACGGTATGGAAGATGGACGTGTATATTGGTCTAACTGGGCAGGTATAGCAGATGTTGCAAATGGCGTTCAAGTACAGAGAGGTCTAGGTGCTTCAAAATTAGCTATTTCATCAGTTGGTGGTACAATTAACCTTATTATGAAGTCTTCTGAAAAATCTCAAGGAGGTTTTGTGAGATTTTTAGGAGGTAATGATAGTTACGTTAAAACAACAGCAGGCTATGACTCTGGTATCAATGATAAAGGATGGTCTTTTTCTGTATTATTAGACCACTGGCAAGCACACAGAAAGTGGGCTAGAGGAACGTATGGACAGGGTCAGACGTATTTCTTTTCAGTAGGTTATAAGCCTAATGAACAACACAATCTAAATCTATTACTAACAGGTGCTCCTCAATTACATGGACAAAGATGGTCACAGAGTCAAGAAATTATCGATGCTGACCCAAAATTTAACCAACATTGGGGTTACACAGAAGATGGTATAGAATCTGAAAGACAAAACTATTACCACAAGCCAGTATTAAACCTTAACTGGGACTGGAATATATCTGAAAAATCAGATTTATCAACTGTATTGTACGCATCATGGGGACGAGGTGGCGGAACAGGCCCTAGAGGTAACGGAAGAATCCGTACCGCTGATCCAGATGGTGACGGACCATTGTACGGCCAAATAGACTATGATGCAATCACTGCTCAAAACCAACAAATAGGTATAGGTGGCGATTATGGTGGACCTTTAGGTGCTGGTTACATTAGAAGATCTTCTGTAAACAATCACCAGTGGTACGGGTTAGTATCTAACTTCTCTACCGATCTTACTGAGCAAATTAATTTTAATGCTGGTGTTGACTTTAGATTTTACAGAGGTGATCATTTTAGACAAGTAGCAGATTTTTATGGTTTAACAGGTTGGTCTAACGATAGACCTGATGGCGCCATAGTAACAGAATCTTTTGATCCTACACCGTGGGCTGCACTTTTTGATTTTGCAGACGAAGGACAAAGAATTGACTATGATTATTCTGAGAATATAAATTATCAAGGTGTTTTTTCTCAGATAGAATATGCTAATGAAAAATTCTCAGCATTCTTTCAAGGTGCATTATCTAACCAATCTTATGTTAGAGAAGGGCGTTTCGAAGATCCAGGTGAGTCTGATAAACTAAATAAAATTGGATATAACTTAAAAGCTGGCCTTAGTTATAATATTGGTGAACAAAGCACTATTTTTGGAAATTTTGGTTTTTACTCTAGACAACCGTTCTTAGATAATATCTTTGAGAACATAAGAAGATCTAACGCAATTGTAGATAATCCTGAAGTTGATAACGAAGAAATTACTGGTATAGAATTAGGTTATGTTTTTGAAGTTGAAAACTTTAAAGCCATATTTAACTTCTACTACACAGACTGGGATAATAGAACCATATTAGGTTCAGATCAACTAGATAACGGAACACCAGATGACGATTCTGATGATATTTTTCTTAATATTTTTGATAGAGGTGTAAGACAAGTACATAAGGGTGTTGAGCTAGACTTACAGTACAGGTTAACGGACAAAATTAATCTAACAGGTTATGTGTCTTCTGGCAGTTGGGAGTTTGAAGGTGAGTCTAATGTGTCAATTTATAACTCAGATACGGGTGAATTACTAGGCACTGCAGATGGTGTTAATAGAGAAGGTGTAAAAATTTCTACGGCACCTCAGTTTACCGCAGGGTTTGGTGTTAGAGCTGAAATTATCAATGACTTAGATTTTTACGGCAATATTAACTACTATGACAGGCATTGGTTAAATGATGGAAACTCAGTTCAGACTGAAAATGTAGGAAGAATAGATCCTTTTTCTTTAACTGATATTGGTTTAACCTATAATTTTATGTTAGGTGCAAATAGATTAACTCTAACAGGTAACGTATTTAATTTATTCGACAATATCACCATTCAGAACTCTGATCGATTCGGATTGATCAATACCAATGGAAGAACATTTAATGCCAGCGTGCGTTATAGCTTCTAA
- a CDS encoding tryptophan 2,3-dioxygenase family protein has protein sequence MSDQPNYNEILKQLQEKYVKIDQDTDDHLYGLLYSKPITYWDYIQTDALLNLQIQRTTLPDEMVFIAYHQINELIFKMILWEISQVAEKENLDVVFFENKIMRISRYFDMLTTSFNIMREGMEVEQYMKFRYTLTPASGFQSAQYRLIEFASTELINLIDYRFRANIDRNTPYTHAFEHLYWQAAGKDHNTGKKSTLLVNFEKRYKDEFLRFMEQYNTKNLWTRFKELPEEDQKDEDLVKAMRHYDYTVNVTWVMAHYNAARHYIESGIGDGEATGGSDWKKYMHPRYQRRIFFPDLWSDEELENWGNNI, from the coding sequence ATGTCAGACCAACCAAATTACAATGAAATTTTAAAACAACTTCAAGAGAAGTATGTTAAAATAGACCAAGATACAGATGACCATTTATACGGCTTGTTATACAGCAAGCCCATTACATATTGGGATTATATACAAACAGATGCGTTGTTAAACCTTCAGATACAGCGCACCACCCTTCCAGATGAAATGGTGTTTATTGCCTATCATCAAATAAACGAGCTTATTTTTAAAATGATACTTTGGGAAATTTCTCAAGTAGCTGAAAAAGAGAATCTCGATGTCGTGTTTTTTGAAAACAAAATAATGCGTATCAGTCGTTATTTCGATATGCTTACCACGTCTTTCAATATTATGAGAGAGGGTATGGAAGTAGAGCAATACATGAAGTTTAGGTATACACTAACACCAGCTAGTGGTTTTCAAAGTGCTCAATATCGACTTATTGAGTTTGCGTCTACTGAACTGATAAATTTAATAGACTATAGATTTAGAGCAAATATCGATAGAAACACACCTTACACCCATGCCTTTGAGCATTTGTACTGGCAAGCCGCAGGAAAAGATCATAATACAGGTAAAAAATCTACACTTTTAGTTAATTTTGAAAAGCGTTATAAAGACGAGTTTCTAAGATTTATGGAACAGTATAACACCAAAAATCTTTGGACGCGCTTTAAAGAATTACCAGAAGAAGATCAAAAAGACGAAGACTTAGTAAAAGCTATGCGTCATTATGACTATACGGTTAATGTAACTTGGGTAATGGCACATTACAATGCAGCAAGACACTATATAGAAAGTGGCATAGGTGACGGTGAAGCAACTGGAGGAAGTGACTGGAAAAAATACATGCACCCTAGATATCAAAGGCGTATTTTCTTTCCAGATTTGTGGTCAGATGAAGAATTAGAAAATTGGGGAAATAATATATAA
- the gldD gene encoding gliding motility lipoprotein GldD — protein sequence MKRIILPILSVFMLGCGHDPLPKPKGYLRLEYPDAKYKKVTSSLPFTFEKNALLATTSNEKNSGNAKGLDVKYPSLKATIYLSYKQVNNVNLDSLLRDAQNLTQKHTMKADEIYQQEFLKPENSVYGMIYEVGGDAASQSQFYVTDSTKHFLSGSLYFYAKPNYDSIYPASEYLKKDIKRLMESIKWKEN from the coding sequence ATGAAACGTATAATATTACCTATACTAAGTGTTTTTATGCTAGGTTGTGGTCACGATCCATTACCAAAGCCCAAAGGATATTTACGATTAGAATATCCTGATGCTAAATACAAAAAAGTAACTTCATCCCTACCATTTACCTTTGAGAAAAACGCTTTGCTAGCAACTACTTCTAATGAGAAAAATTCGGGAAACGCAAAAGGGTTAGATGTCAAATATCCTTCTCTAAAAGCCACTATCTACCTAAGCTATAAACAGGTAAACAACGTTAATCTAGACAGCCTACTACGGGATGCTCAAAATCTTACACAAAAGCACACCATGAAAGCTGATGAAATATATCAACAAGAATTTTTAAAGCCCGAAAATAGCGTCTACGGTATGATTTATGAAGTTGGTGGTGATGCTGCTTCGCAATCTCAATTTTACGTTACAGATAGCACAAAACACTTTCTTAGTGGTTCTCTATACTTTTATGCCAAACCTAATTACGATTCTATTTATCCAGCATCAGAATATCTTAAAAAAGATATTAAACGTTTAATGGAGTCCATAAAGTGGAAAGAAAATTAA